The Pseudomonas triclosanedens genome has a window encoding:
- a CDS encoding chemotaxis protein CheA: MANGMEQFLQVFFEETDEHLATLELLLIGLDLDQPDPETLNGIFRAAHSIKGSSGMFGFDDLTAVTHELETLLDRIRCGQTALRAEMIEVFLEARDILQRLLDAHREQRPDTSVPVQATVERLRAWLAEPAASAQDDTFGLFDEAPGSPEAVGSDSDDAFGFFDDAPGTPATAVAGEDFGFFDQAPGVPSAGSEAAAAPSAPAPAPAKAAVAARSESRGEGESSSIRVSVEKIDSLINLVGELVITQAMLSQLSEDLDPTHYERLQQALAQLEHNTRDLQESVMSIRMLPISFIFSRFPRLVHDTSARLGKQVELILQGEHTELDKSVIEKLSDPLTHIVRNSIDHGIETPAERLAAGKPAQGSVKLAASHQGGSVVVEISDDGRGLSRERILAKAREKGLAVHDGMSDGEVWQLIFMPGFSTAETVTELSGRGVGMDVVRRNIQAMGGRIDIDSAPGMGTRMCIRLPLTLAILDGLIVAVEKVNYVIPLTYIVESLQARADDVRGMAGDEAAVIRVRGEYLPLFSLHELLHIDAQPLPPERAIVVILESEGKSFALQVDELVGQQQVVIKSLEQNFRRIDGIAGATIMGDGSVALILDVDALPRLAAQGETSHERH, encoded by the coding sequence TCGGGCTGGACCTCGATCAGCCGGACCCCGAGACGCTCAATGGCATCTTCCGCGCGGCCCACTCGATCAAGGGCTCCAGCGGCATGTTCGGCTTCGACGACCTCACTGCGGTCACCCACGAGCTGGAAACCCTGCTCGACCGGATCCGCTGCGGCCAGACCGCCCTGCGCGCGGAGATGATCGAGGTGTTTCTCGAAGCCCGCGACATCCTGCAGCGCCTTCTCGACGCCCACCGCGAGCAGCGCCCGGATACCAGCGTGCCGGTGCAGGCCACGGTGGAGCGTCTGCGCGCCTGGCTGGCTGAGCCGGCGGCAAGCGCGCAGGACGACACCTTCGGTTTGTTCGACGAAGCGCCGGGCTCGCCCGAAGCGGTGGGCTCCGACAGCGACGACGCCTTCGGCTTCTTCGATGACGCGCCGGGTACGCCAGCCACCGCCGTCGCAGGCGAAGACTTCGGTTTCTTCGACCAGGCCCCCGGCGTACCCTCCGCCGGCAGCGAGGCAGCGGCTGCGCCCAGCGCTCCGGCCCCGGCGCCAGCCAAGGCCGCCGTGGCCGCGCGCAGCGAAAGCCGTGGCGAGGGCGAGTCCAGCTCGATTCGCGTCAGCGTCGAGAAGATCGACAGCCTGATTAACCTGGTAGGCGAGCTGGTGATCACCCAGGCCATGCTCAGCCAGCTCAGCGAAGACCTCGACCCGACGCACTACGAGCGCCTGCAACAGGCCCTGGCGCAGCTCGAACACAACACCCGCGACCTGCAGGAATCGGTGATGTCGATCCGCATGTTGCCGATCAGCTTCATCTTCAGCCGCTTCCCGCGCCTGGTGCACGACACCTCGGCGCGGCTGGGCAAGCAGGTCGAACTGATCCTGCAAGGAGAGCACACCGAACTGGACAAGAGCGTCATCGAGAAGCTCAGCGATCCGCTCACCCACATCGTGCGCAACAGTATCGACCACGGCATCGAGACACCCGCCGAACGCCTGGCCGCCGGCAAGCCGGCACAGGGCTCAGTGAAGCTCGCCGCCAGCCACCAGGGTGGCAGCGTGGTGGTGGAAATCTCCGATGACGGGCGCGGCCTGTCTCGCGAACGCATCCTCGCCAAGGCCCGCGAAAAGGGTCTGGCGGTGCACGATGGGATGAGCGACGGCGAGGTCTGGCAGCTGATCTTCATGCCCGGCTTCTCCACCGCCGAAACCGTCACCGAACTCTCCGGGCGCGGCGTCGGCATGGACGTGGTACGGCGCAATATCCAGGCAATGGGCGGGCGCATCGACATCGACTCCGCGCCCGGCATGGGCACTCGCATGTGCATCCGCCTGCCGCTGACCCTGGCCATCCTCGATGGCCTGATCGTCGCCGTGGAGAAGGTCAACTACGTGATTCCGCTGACCTACATCGTCGAGTCGCTGCAGGCCCGCGCCGACGACGTGCGCGGCATGGCCGGCGACGAAGCGGCGGTGATCCGCGTGCGCGGCGAGTACCTGCCGCTGTTCTCCCTGCACGAGCTGCTGCACATCGACGCGCAGCCGCTGCCGCCGGAGCGGGCCATCGTGGTGATCCTCGAGTCCGAGGGCAAGAGCTTCGCCCTGCAGGTGGACGAGCTGGTGGGCCAGCAGCAGGTGGTGATCAAGAGCCTTGAACAGAATTTCCGCCGGATCGACGGGATCGCCGGCGCCACCATCATGGGCGATGGCAGCGTCGCCCTGATCCTCGATGTCGACGCCCTGCCGCGCCTGGCGGCACAAGGAGAAACCAGCCATGAGCGTCACTGA
- a CDS encoding chemotaxis protein CheW encodes MSVTEASLAASPAQEYLTFTLGREEYAIDILRVQEIRGYDQVTSIANAPAFIKGVINLRGAIVPIVDLRIKFNLADISYDQFTVVIILNVGRRIVGAVVDSVSDVIALAGEEIKPPPEFAASFDTEYLLGLATAGERMLILVDIEKLMTSREMALVDEAAA; translated from the coding sequence ATGAGCGTCACTGAAGCCAGCCTCGCGGCCAGTCCCGCGCAGGAGTACCTGACCTTCACCCTGGGTCGCGAGGAATACGCCATCGACATCCTGCGCGTGCAGGAAATCCGAGGCTACGACCAGGTCACCTCGATCGCCAACGCACCCGCCTTCATCAAAGGCGTGATCAACCTGCGCGGCGCAATCGTGCCCATCGTCGATCTGCGCATCAAATTCAACCTGGCCGACATCAGCTACGACCAGTTCACCGTGGTGATCATCCTCAACGTCGGCCGGCGCATCGTCGGCGCCGTGGTCGACTCGGTCTCCGACGTGATCGCCCTGGCCGGCGAGGAGATCAAACCACCGCCGGAGTTCGCCGCCAGCTTCGACACCGAATACCTGCTCGGCCTGGCCACCGCGGGCGAGCGCATGCTGATTCTGGTGGACATCGAAAAACTCATGACCAGCCGGGAAATGGCGCTGGTCGATGAAGCAGCAGCCTGA
- a CDS encoding methyl-accepting chemotaxis protein: protein MGLFNAHAVAQQRADRITALLHSLVDGNLDVAIGEAPAPGYERLYDGLRSVQRALREQRAELAQNEALEAGLAEMTRQHELGWIDEVIPVDKLAGRPARIAKGINDLVAAHIAVKMKVVATVTAYGKGDYSVEMDRLPGKKAIITEAIDGMRASLKANADAAEYNARIKSALDNVSANVMIANNDLDIIYMNRTVSEMLSRAEADIRKQLPNFNASRLMGANIDMFHKNPAHQRNVLAHLSAPHKAELSLGGRRFALDVVPVFNDAGERLGSAVQWTDRTEEYRAEQEVSQLVEAAAAGDFSKRIEAANKEGFFLKLATGLNSLVDTADKGLRDVTRMLSALSQGDLTQRIEADYQGTFGELKDYSNETALSLSRMLGQIREAADTIHTAASEIASGNAELSTRTEQQASSLEETASSMEELTSTVKLNAENARQANSLAVNASEVATEGGSVVQKVVGTMSAINESARKIADIIGVIDGIAFQTNILALNAAVEAARAGEQGRGFAVVAGEVRTLAQRSAAAAKEIKTLINDSVDKVENGNTLVAQAGQTMSDIVIAIKRVTDIMAEIAAASAEQSSGIEEVNGAVSQMDEMTQQNAALVEEAAASAEALQEQAGLLNQSVSVFKLDTSATVVPLASARPARTEAPAHASRAARGLAKAVRAKGKEEDWEEF, encoded by the coding sequence ATGGGTCTGTTCAACGCACACGCCGTGGCGCAGCAGCGCGCCGACCGCATCACCGCCCTACTCCACAGCCTGGTCGACGGCAACCTCGATGTCGCCATCGGCGAAGCCCCAGCGCCCGGCTACGAGCGCCTCTACGATGGCCTGCGCAGTGTGCAGCGCGCCCTGCGCGAGCAGCGCGCGGAGCTGGCGCAGAACGAAGCGCTGGAGGCGGGGCTCGCGGAGATGACCCGCCAGCACGAGCTGGGCTGGATCGACGAAGTGATCCCGGTCGACAAGCTCGCCGGCCGCCCGGCGCGCATCGCCAAAGGCATCAATGACCTGGTCGCCGCGCACATCGCGGTGAAAATGAAAGTGGTCGCCACCGTCACCGCCTACGGCAAGGGCGACTACTCGGTGGAAATGGACCGCCTGCCGGGCAAGAAAGCCATCATCACCGAGGCTATCGATGGCATGCGCGCCAGCCTCAAGGCCAACGCCGACGCAGCCGAATACAATGCACGGATCAAGAGTGCGCTGGACAACGTTTCGGCCAACGTGATGATCGCCAACAACGACCTCGACATCATCTACATGAACCGCACCGTCAGCGAGATGCTCAGCCGCGCCGAGGCAGACATCCGCAAGCAGTTGCCGAACTTCAACGCCAGCCGCCTGATGGGCGCCAACATCGACATGTTCCACAAGAACCCGGCGCACCAGCGCAACGTGCTGGCGCACCTCTCCGCGCCGCACAAGGCCGAGCTGAGCCTTGGCGGCCGCCGCTTCGCCCTGGACGTGGTGCCGGTGTTCAACGACGCCGGGGAGCGCCTGGGCTCGGCCGTGCAGTGGACCGACCGCACCGAGGAATACCGCGCCGAGCAGGAAGTCTCGCAACTGGTGGAAGCTGCGGCCGCCGGCGACTTCAGCAAGCGCATCGAGGCCGCCAACAAGGAGGGCTTCTTCCTCAAGCTGGCCACCGGCCTGAACAGCCTGGTGGATACCGCCGACAAGGGCCTGCGCGACGTCACCCGGATGCTGAGCGCGCTGTCCCAGGGCGACCTGACCCAGCGCATCGAGGCCGACTACCAGGGCACCTTCGGCGAGCTCAAGGACTACTCCAACGAAACCGCGCTGAGCCTGTCGCGCATGCTCGGGCAGATCCGCGAGGCGGCCGACACCATCCACACCGCCGCCAGCGAGATCGCCAGCGGCAACGCCGAGCTTTCCACCCGCACCGAGCAGCAGGCATCGAGCCTGGAGGAAACCGCCTCCAGCATGGAAGAACTCACCAGCACGGTGAAGCTCAACGCCGAGAACGCGCGCCAGGCCAACTCGCTGGCGGTGAATGCTTCGGAAGTCGCCACCGAAGGCGGCAGCGTGGTGCAAAAGGTGGTCGGAACGATGTCCGCCATCAACGAATCGGCACGCAAGATCGCTGACATTATCGGGGTGATCGACGGCATCGCCTTCCAGACCAACATCCTCGCCCTCAACGCCGCGGTGGAAGCCGCCCGCGCCGGTGAGCAGGGCCGAGGCTTCGCGGTGGTCGCAGGTGAGGTGCGCACCCTGGCGCAGCGCTCTGCCGCTGCCGCCAAGGAGATCAAGACGCTGATCAACGACTCGGTGGACAAGGTCGAGAACGGCAACACCCTGGTGGCCCAGGCCGGCCAGACCATGAGCGACATCGTGATAGCGATCAAGCGCGTCACCGACATCATGGCCGAGATCGCCGCGGCAAGCGCCGAGCAGAGCAGCGGCATCGAGGAAGTGAACGGCGCCGTGTCGCAGATGGACGAGATGACCCAGCAGAACGCCGCGCTGGTGGAAGAGGCGGCAGCCTCCGCCGAGGCCTTGCAGGAACAGGCCGGGCTGCTCAACCAGTCGGTCTCGGTGTTCAAGCTCGACACCTCGGCCACTGTGGTGCCCCTGGCCTCGGCCCGCCCGGCGCGGACCGAAGCCCCCGCCCACGCCTCCCGCGCCGCGCGGGGCCTGGCCAAGGCGGTGCGCGCCAAGGGCAAGGAAGAGGATTGGGAAGAGTTCTGA